One window from the genome of Bacteroidia bacterium encodes:
- a CDS encoding T9SS type A sorting domain-containing protein, translated as GTGSTWGGADAWMVRASFLGWSGCNQFAVSTTQTSPTDPTYTTLSRTVANLPVSASNLISQLIMPLTYTICTNNPTVSEEEILSHDLHPGFYPNPTSGIIYLNEESSAPRPFALYDRLGRCVAAGNTTNSIEFSSSLPNGIYFLELSSNERVFRYKLVLER; from the coding sequence GTGGAACCGGGAGTACATGGGGTGGAGCGGATGCCTGGATGGTCAGGGCAAGCTTCCTGGGATGGTCAGGATGTAATCAATTCGCTGTGAGCACCACACAAACATCTCCTACCGACCCAACATATACAACCTTGAGCCGAACAGTAGCCAACCTTCCGGTATCTGCTTCAAATTTGATCTCACAACTGATCATGCCTCTTACCTATACTATTTGCACCAATAACCCTACAGTGTCGGAAGAGGAAATACTTAGCCATGATCTGCACCCGGGATTCTATCCCAACCCAACCTCGGGCATCATCTATCTTAATGAAGAATCTTCTGCGCCCAGACCATTCGCCTTATATGATCGTTTGGGACGATGTGTGGCTGCAGGAAACACAACCAATAGCATCGAATTCTCCTCCTCACTTCCTAACGGGATCTACTTTCTCGAGCTTTCTTCAAATGAACGCGTGTTTCGCTATAAACTTGTACTCGAGAGATAG